From the Arvicola amphibius chromosome 2, mArvAmp1.2, whole genome shotgun sequence genome, one window contains:
- the Gnb3 gene encoding guanine nucleotide-binding protein G(I)/G(S)/G(T) subunit beta-3 isoform X1 produces the protein MGEMEQLRQEAEQLKKQIADARKACADTTLAELVSGLEVVGRVQMRTRRTLRGHLAKIYAMHWATDSKLLVSASQDGKLIVWDTYTTNKVHAIPLRSSWVMTCAYAPSGNFVACGGLDNMCSIYSLKSREGNVKVSRELSAHTGYLSCCRFLDDNNIVTSSGDTTCALWDIETGQQKTVFVGHTGDCMSLAVSPDYKLFISGACDASAKLWDVREGTCRQTFTGHESDINAICFFPNGEAICTGSDDASCRLFDLRADQELTAYSHESIICGITSVAFSLSGRLLFAGYDDFNCNVWDSLKCERVGVLSGHDNRVSCLGVTADGMAVATGSWDSFLKIWN, from the exons ATGGGGGAGATggagcagctgaggcaggaagcgGAGCAGCTCAAGAAGCAGATTGCT GATGCCAGGAAAGCCTGTGCGGACACCACCCTAGCTGAG CTTGTGTCTGGTCTAGAGGTGGTGGGACGAGTCCAGATGCGGACACGGAGGACATTAAGGGGACACCTGGCCAAGATCTATGCCATGCACTGGGCCACTGACTCTAA GCTGCTGGTAAGTGCCTCGCAGGACGGGAAGCTGATCGTGTGGGACACTTACACCACTAACAAG GTGCATGCCATTCCACTGCGTTCCTCCTGGGTCATGACCTGTGCCTATGCACCATCAGGGAACTTTGTGGCGTGTGGGGGTCTGGACAACATGTGTTCCATCTATAGCCTCAAATCCCGTGAGGGCAATGTTAAGGTCAGCCGGGAACTCTCTGCTCACACAG GTTATCTCTCCTGTTGCCGTTTCCTGGATGACAACAACATTGTGACCAGCTCTGGGGACACCACGTG TGCCTTGTGGGACATCGAGACGGGGCAGCAGAAGACGGTGTTTGTGGGACACACTGGGGACTGCATGAGCCTGGCTGTGTCTCCAGACTACAAACTCTTCATTTCGGGCGCTTGTGATGCCAGCGCAAAGCTCTGGGATGTGAGGGAAGGGACCTGCCGCCAGACTTTCACTGGCCATGAATCCGACATCAATGCTATCTGT TTCTTTCCCAATGGAGAGGCCATCTGCACTGGCTCAGACGACGCTTCCTGCCGTCTGTTTGACCTGAGGGCAGACCAAGAACTGACCGCCTATTCCCATGAGAGCATCATCTGCGGCATCACGTCAGTAGCCTTCTCGCTCAGTGGTCGCCTGCTCTTCGCAGGCTACGATGACTTCAACTGCAATGTCTGGGACTCTCTGAAGTGCGAGCGTGTAG gCGTACTCTCTGGCCACGACAACAGAGTCAGCTGCCTGGGGGTCACAGCTGACGGTATGGCTGTGGCCACTGGTTCCTGGGACAGCTTCCTCAAAATCTGGAACTAA
- the Gnb3 gene encoding guanine nucleotide-binding protein G(I)/G(S)/G(T) subunit beta-3 isoform X2 → MGEMEQLRQEAEQLKKQIADARKACADTTLAELVSGLEVVGRVQMRTRRTLRGHLAKIYAMHWATDSKLLVSASQDGKLIVWDTYTTNKVHAIPLRSSWVMTCAYAPSGNFVACGGLDNMCSIYSLKSREGNVKVSRELSAHTGYLSCCRFLDDNNIVTSSGDTTALWDIETGQQKTVFVGHTGDCMSLAVSPDYKLFISGACDASAKLWDVREGTCRQTFTGHESDINAICFFPNGEAICTGSDDASCRLFDLRADQELTAYSHESIICGITSVAFSLSGRLLFAGYDDFNCNVWDSLKCERVGVLSGHDNRVSCLGVTADGMAVATGSWDSFLKIWN, encoded by the exons ATGGGGGAGATggagcagctgaggcaggaagcgGAGCAGCTCAAGAAGCAGATTGCT GATGCCAGGAAAGCCTGTGCGGACACCACCCTAGCTGAG CTTGTGTCTGGTCTAGAGGTGGTGGGACGAGTCCAGATGCGGACACGGAGGACATTAAGGGGACACCTGGCCAAGATCTATGCCATGCACTGGGCCACTGACTCTAA GCTGCTGGTAAGTGCCTCGCAGGACGGGAAGCTGATCGTGTGGGACACTTACACCACTAACAAG GTGCATGCCATTCCACTGCGTTCCTCCTGGGTCATGACCTGTGCCTATGCACCATCAGGGAACTTTGTGGCGTGTGGGGGTCTGGACAACATGTGTTCCATCTATAGCCTCAAATCCCGTGAGGGCAATGTTAAGGTCAGCCGGGAACTCTCTGCTCACACAG GTTATCTCTCCTGTTGCCGTTTCCTGGATGACAACAACATTGTGACCAGCTCTGGGGACACCAC TGCCTTGTGGGACATCGAGACGGGGCAGCAGAAGACGGTGTTTGTGGGACACACTGGGGACTGCATGAGCCTGGCTGTGTCTCCAGACTACAAACTCTTCATTTCGGGCGCTTGTGATGCCAGCGCAAAGCTCTGGGATGTGAGGGAAGGGACCTGCCGCCAGACTTTCACTGGCCATGAATCCGACATCAATGCTATCTGT TTCTTTCCCAATGGAGAGGCCATCTGCACTGGCTCAGACGACGCTTCCTGCCGTCTGTTTGACCTGAGGGCAGACCAAGAACTGACCGCCTATTCCCATGAGAGCATCATCTGCGGCATCACGTCAGTAGCCTTCTCGCTCAGTGGTCGCCTGCTCTTCGCAGGCTACGATGACTTCAACTGCAATGTCTGGGACTCTCTGAAGTGCGAGCGTGTAG gCGTACTCTCTGGCCACGACAACAGAGTCAGCTGCCTGGGGGTCACAGCTGACGGTATGGCTGTGGCCACTGGTTCCTGGGACAGCTTCCTCAAAATCTGGAACTAA
- the Cdca3 gene encoding cell division cycle-associated protein 3 — MGSTQSISGTPARPLPHNKHLARIADPRSPSAGIQRTPIQVESSPQPSLPTDQLNSPKQAQDSDPRSPTLGIARTPMKIGAADPQSPLVRELSEVFETEASKSISPAELALPQQTPSSSELDLPLETQLSLEDPLLPWSQTELPSKQVFTKEEAKQSTETIIASQNSDKPSRDPETPQSSGSKRSRRKANSKVLGRSPLTVLQDDNSPGTLTLRQGKRPSPLSENGKDLKEGVILGTGRFLKTGGAWEKSQDHDKENQHFALMES; from the exons ATGGGCTCTACTCAGAGCATCTCAGGCACTCCAGCGCGGCCTCTGCCACACAACAAGCATCTGGCTCGGATAGCAGACCCTCGTTCACCAAGCGCCGGCATCCAGCGCACTCCTATTCAG GTGGAGAGCTCCCCGCAGCCAAGTCTGCCAACAGACCAGCTGAACAGTCCTAAACAAGCCCAGGACTCAGACCCCCGCTCTCCTACTCTTGGCATTGCACGGACACCCATGAAGATCGGTGCTGCAG aCCCTCAGAGTCCCCTGGTGAGAGAACTGAGTGAAGTATTTGAGACCGAAGCTTCCAAATCCATCTCCCCAGCAGAGCTAGCTCTGCCCCAGCAAACACCTTCATCTTCTGAACTGGACCTGCCTTTGGAGACTCAGTTATCCCTAGAGGACCCATTGCTGCCTTGGAGCCAGACTGAACTCCCCTCCAAACAGGTGTTTACCAAGGAGGAAGCAAAACAATCCACAGAAACCATAATTGCCAGCCAGAACTCAGACAAGCCCTCAAGAGATCCTGAGACTCCCCAGTCTTCAG GTTCTAAGCGCAGTAGACGGAAAGCAAACAGCAAGGTGCTAGGGAGATCTCCTCTCACCGTCCTGCAGGATGACAACTCCCCTGGGACATTGACATTGCGGCAG GGTAAACGACCTTCTCCTCTAAGTGAGAATGGAAAGGACCTAAAGGAAGGAGTCATTCTTGGAACTGGAAGATTCCTGAAAACTGGAGGAGCATGGGAGAAAAGCCAGGACCATGACAAGGAAAATCAACATTTTGCTTTAATGGAGAGCTAG